CTTCCAAGAGACTCGAGGAAGATGCCACACATCCGATGCTCGGTCAGCCACTTGACGCACGCCCGCACACGGTCCCGATCGAAAGCCGATGCGCATTAGAGGTGCGAGCATAATTTCAGTGGAGAGACCAAATTGACCGGAACCATACGTGGTGAGGACTGTGGACCGTGGACTGTTGTCAGAGATTTCGTCCACACGAGACACCACTTACCACCTTCGGGACTGTCTCCGGGGCACTGCAACAAGAGCCACTCGTGCTTTATGTTGTTTATAAACCCCTGTGACTTCCACTCGATCTCCGGCAGAAGTGGAGCCCGCTTGATGCATGTGGAGTGGTGAAGCGCTGGATGCGCTGCTGTCTCCCATTTCATTGCACTCCGTACATAATTTACAAAACCCCCGGGTCCACGTATCCCGGGGCACCGAGGGGTTTTGATTTCAGCAAAATTATGTTCTACAATATTTTGGCTGTCCGCGTGCTCGCGGCGTGCGCAGACGATTGAGTTCTCTTTCGTCTCGTTTGGGGGGAGGTCCAGGATCGTAAATAAAGAGCCGCTCTTGCTTGGTAAGGTTCCGAAACTGCACGGCACTGTTTAGGAATTAATACTCATAAATTATGTTGGTCAATTTCTTGGCAGGGCCGGCGAGTTCTGATTGTCAGGATGGTCAGGAGATTGCTGCCCGGTGATGGCTTAATTCGGGACCCTGAAGGTGATGCGCGCCGTGAGTTGGGCTTGGTTTTAGTTCCGTATGTTGCGTGATGAGCTGGCTATCAGTATGGTTTGGAGATACGCCGCTACCTTTTGCTTACGACAAAGTAGTGGAATAAGAACCTATTTTGTGAATTAATGTACAATTTAAACCGAAAAATCCgaataaaaagttcaaagaaaTCAGGAGCAATATAAAAATGATAACACTGGAGTTGAAAAACAATAAGACAAtgaataaaaattgaaaaaaaagaaattataaataataaaCGAATGAAAGATAACGCAACAAAAAGGATACTAAATGTTTACATTACAATTCACATCatgaaagaaagcgaaaaatggaTAAATATGAAAGATAATTCCGAAAAAAGGTTAATCAAATGTGCAATTTAGTTAAATAAAAAAGCCAAGAGTGAGTAACACATACAACATATAAATGGAAAAGTAATACTATGCAATGgaaatttgttatcaatcaGAGAATTCCGATAAAGCCATCCTCCAACATTTCGCTAGGGAGATTAAACCACGAGACCCGTGTAACCATGTATGGGATTCTGGCGCATGGTTCCCGGTGACGATCGAGATGGTCCCACAGGACCGCTCATCCTCTCTGCACTGTGATCAACGTACCGCACAGTGCGCAGCGGTAATCGCGCTCGCGTAAtcttgacgatgatgaagtggCCCCAAAATTCTTCCTGACATTCGGtccccaccaaccaaccgacgacgacgatgggccATTGAACTGGGTGCTCCACGCAAGTGCGTCGTCCCCGTGTCGTTGTAATGCTCTGGTGTGATcgttgtttgtggtgttgttgttgttgggtctTTTGCTGGTTCTTTCTCGGTGCCCTGGTCCACCCCTCGCGGCAGTCCAGTGACGTCCGTCGAGAACGTGCTAAACATATTTAATGACCAGCCTCGGACCATGACAGACAAGAGGGAGATGGTCGTTCGCCTCGCCCGTGGTCTCATATGTCGCCAACAATGAGGGTCACAGaggttccccaaaaaaaagcctCCCTCTCGCTCCGTTGAAGGGTTCAAAAGCTGCGCCACACATTTCACGGCAAATTTGCGGGGAGCAAATGAAGGGCCGATGTGAATTGTGTTGGAGACCAGAGCCTTACCGTAAGCGAGGCCATCCGGTGTGACAGGTTTGTCGTGCAAATTAAACCGCGTATCAATCAAACTGTCACTCACGCACCGTGCATTGTCGCGGGATTTGCATGTATTCACTCCCGCAGCGGCATAATGCGATCGGCAACATAAAACCCTTTGGCAATGGTAAGCATCGCGGGTGCAAGCGAGTAGTGCATTGTACGCATTGCATCGGCGTCGGTACAACACAAACCCTTTTAACAAGGTCCACCcttccgctggctggctggcggtcaATGAAACGGTTATGATGAGCGTTCATCAGCGGAGAGCACTTTTCCTTTCGGATTCCTACCCTGCAAATCGGGCGGTCCCTCTTAAGGTCTTTTTCGTTAGAGAAATTTCGCCGCCCTGATGCAGGCGGGTGCAGCATTATATTGTGTAATTTATGTGGATACCTGATGTGCGTGATgatgtgatcgatcgatgtaccCGTGGCTCGACTCTGCACCGTGGCCAGCTTTAAATTATGGTGCTCGCGGTGCGACGAAATGAGCCTCATGAAGCCTAATGGTGCCGCGATAAATACTGTTCAATATGCTCTCAATTAGGAACCGGTCGCCCCCGaggcaaaggaaggaaggaaggaaggggcaattttcatgaaaagcgaaaggaaaagcgtACGCTgtaaaacgatcgatcgagaaaatTGACGAAAAGTGATGctcggtcgacgacgacgaagatgatgatgatgatgatggttgtggcggtggcgagaAAGTGATTTCCGTACCCAAGGGCGGATGAGGTCCGCGTTGTGCGTTCTTCGTCGAGGGCAGTTTGGCAGGGTAATGTCGCGAAAAGGCTGTAATTTGACGGTACTTTTTGGCGAAGGTGTAACTCAGCAGAGTAAGGAACTTCAAGGGATGGTTATTAAGGCACATGAATATCATAAGCCTGCGGTAGAATATTAACACATCCTTTTACGTAAGTTGAGTTAGTTCGTTAACGGCttagtttattttattaactGTTCAGATAAGTCTTTTTCAATGCTGAATGCAACGTTTTAGTTTTTCtagtttttaatttatcaCCAATGTAAAATGCTACCCAACTTTAAAGTCGAAAAAATGATTATTGCTACAATTTGGTTAAGAAAAACAAGTTTAACATATTATTTTACGAAAATAATCATCAAACTATATAACAACTCGACGGAGATACTGCCGATTTCTTTCTTTAAAGctcgaacaaaatgaaaaatacgaaaaaaaacctcagtGCCCCTTTAAATTCGTTTCATCATGCGTACAATGCGAGGGAAACTGGAATTGTTTAAAGATCAATCGCTGCTCGTGGCACCGTAATATCATTATTTATCGAATCCAATTAAAGACCACAATGTATTCCAGCAACGACCATCGATAACGTCCACTATGGTCATGTTCATGACCGGCAGTGCAAGCGTTTCCCCTCGTTTCTTTCCTTTGGCCCATGCCAATACTGTCACCCGGCCGCAGTTTCCCCCGACGACCTTGAGCCACTGAGCAGCGAGTGAAACAACGACACTGCCGGCTGATAATGATTTCGCTTCGGATCGCTGCACGGAGAAATAAAGTACCGAGAGCCCAAACAAACGCTGAGGCACGTGTCGCATTACGTGATTGACGTGGTACCCAATACGATTGCTACTGGCCGCAGTTCCATCTCCATCGAACCATGGCGCATGGTTTGAATGTTCAAATGCCTCTCGATTGCACGACGAATGTTGCTCTCGCTGCATTTATCTTTCTTCAATGGAAAGCCTTCATTCATGAAAAACCATCATGGACCACCTGTAACCAATCGCCCAGCAGATCCTATCGCCTCGGTCCTTGCATGAGCTTTCATGCGTTCGGGGGCTTTCGGATTTGGCGGGAAAATGCGAGAGagcgtgatgatgacgatgatgattgcagGATATCAATGGTACACCGAGCACATAGAATGCCCATGTTTCAATGACCAGCAGCGCGCATGAGCACTAGTATCGGAAAATCGCTTTTCGTTTCTGCCACAGGCTGCCGCCGCTGGACAGCCAGTTGACGATGGGACAGCGTGGGTGAGAGTTGCGGTTCAACCTCCATCGCGGAGGACAATCGACAATCAGTGAGAGTGAGACGGGGGAAAATGGGCTTACTGGTGCAGGTGGAGGTTGAACAACTTTGACCTTGTTATGGCAATTTTTCGCACAAGCATGGACTGGCCAGTCGTGATGTATCCTTAGGGATTGGGCTGTGTGAAGTAACGTTTTCCCTCGGGATAGTGtacggaatcgatcgaattgtGTCGAAAGTTTTCCTCACAATCTAATTATCTGCCAGTGCTTATGGTCAGTTCGTGGTGGAAGTGCAAAGTATTAAACGATAGTGGCATCCAGTAAATTCCTTTTCCAATCGAAAGCCACCTGTAAACCTGCTGCACCATGTCGATGATTAAATGTTGCTTCGAACCGCTGGAAATGCCCGAGTTCCTGGActccttcgtcaaaaagtgCACCGAAGGATGTAAGTAAATGGGGAGGATGGGATGGTGGAATTGTCCTTGCGCGTTACATAATGTAGAGCGATGTTGTTTTTATCCTGGAGCATGGCGCGTTTTGCAAGTGAAGGGAAtagcaaaagtgaaagaagTTTTCTGGTAAATTTCTGTTAAATTGTAGCTTCCAGGTGAACTAGCACATTTTTGGAAACTATTGCTTAGCAGAAACAGTAGCTTAACGTGAGTGAAACGCATTGTTGGATAATTAGTATAAACTAGGTGCTAGTAGGTGCTCTTAAAAAACTACAAAAGCTCTTTAAAGCTcaaaacaacaagaagaaaacggCCCCTTTAAAGAGCCGAAAAATAGAATTTActacagtgatggtcgatacaATATGAGCAATTGGTGCAAAAAAACGCGAAATATTCATAGAAAACCAAAATTTGAAGCGAAAAATGCACTACACCCCTGGAAAATCAAGCTGTCACAACTTgtacagtgatggtcgataaaacatgagcattttgtCCACAACAAgcaaaattttcattaaaaatctaaattttgaacaaaaatgggctggctggcactgTAACATTGTTTTTGTCCGGAAATCGGTGCAAAAATCGGGaatttttaagttttttgatcaattttcgtgaattttgtACTCTTTCGTGCGTGACAAGAGAATTCAAGTCGTTTCGCGGGAGTAAATTCTCACTGTTAAACTGAAGGTCCCTCGACAATTGACTGATAAAAAATGGAACTTTAAGTGCTTATCTTACGAGAGCGAGGTTTAGTAGTGTGATTAGTCAACCCCTGCCTATCGAAAATGCTAGGTAAAAGGCGCTCGGgaaacccttacacgctgaaTTGATGGAATGTCCTCTTTTCaggttgttgcggttgctgttcGGCCTTACGGCCGCGGTACAAACGGCTGGTGGATAATATTTTCCCGGCCAACCCGGAAGATGGACTGGTGAAATCGAACATGGAGAAGCTCACCTTCTACTCGCTGCGGTCGCCCGAGAAACTCGACCGTATCGGCGAGTATCTGTACCAGCGGGCCTCGAAGGACATCTACCGTAAGCGATACAAGTTCGTGGAGATCGCGATGGAAGCGATggatttgctgctgatggcttgCCATGCCCAGATACTCAACCTGTTCGTCGAGTCCTTCTTGAGGATGGTGCAGAAGCTGCTTGAGGACACCAACCCGACGCTGCAGATTATGGCCACCAACTCGTTCGTGCGGTTTGCCAACATCGAAGAGGACACACCGTCCTATCACCGGCGGTACGACTTTTTCATCTCCAAATTTTCCTCGATGTGCTACGGGAACAACGACGATGTGGAGCTCCGCGATAGCATCCGGATGGCGGGCATCAAGGGGTTGCAGGGCGTGATTCGCAAAACGGTATCGGACGATTTGGTGGCGAACATCTGGGAGAAGCAGCATATGGAGAAGATCGTTCCCTCGCTGCTGTTTAACATGCAATCTGGACCCTCGAAGTCCACCGATACGGAAACGACACCATCGACTCCTCCGTTACTGGCGGAAGCGGTACTCCGGGAGCTCGTTAGCCGCGCCTCGTTCGGACACATCAAATCGGTGTTGAAGCCACTGCTGACGCATCTCGATCAGCATAAGCTGTGGGTACCGAATCGGTTCGCGATCGATACGTTCCGTATCGTGATGATCTCGATTCAACCACAGTACTCGTACACCGTCGTGGAAACGCTCATGTCGCATCTCGATCAAAACCTAACATCGTCTCCGAAGACGCGTACCTCGTTGGCGGTGGTTCTCTCGAAGATTATTGCCATCGCGGCTGGTGAAAGCGTGGGTCCTTCGGCCCTGGACATCATTAACAATCTGCTGATGCACCTGAAGACGAGCGTCAGCACGCAGCACGAGTCGGCATCGGAGGAAACGCAGTATCAGGAGGCACTGATCAATGCGCTCGGTGAGTTCGCCAACCACCATCCGGACTATCAGAAGATCGAGATCATGCTGTTCATTATGAACACGGTACCGGATCCGTCGAACAAGAGCCGTggcgatcagctgctgcagaacaTTTTGCTGAAAAGTTTGTTGAAGGTCGGTACGCAGTACCGCACGGTATCGTTCGAGAAGGCGTTCCCGCTGTCGTTCCTGCAACCGTTGCTCAAGATGGCCCGGGCCGGCTCGATACCGATACGGATCATCGTGATGCAAAtcttccagcagctgctcgatcgaCACCAAAACCAGCATCTGCTGAACGTGATCAGCGTGAATAACTATCCGACGCTCACGATCGAACAGGCGTCCCGATCGGACATTCTGTTCACGCACAAGTACGGTTCGAACATACTTCAGGCCATCATCGAGAGTATGTCGCAGGAGAACCATCTCGAGGTGCTCAAATCATCCTACAATACGATCGCACTAGTGATCGTGGAGATGGCATGCGGTGAGACGGTGCAAGAGTTTCTGCTTTTCATTTTGGGGTAAGTTTGAATAGATCATCACAAAACGTATTTCCCTATCGAAAATATCGCCTTGGTCTCGTATTGATTGATCAAATAATCATTTCCAATTAGTGATGATGCCTCTCCAGAGgctacaataaaaaaaagaacagttTTTCTCTcgtcatctctctctctattacGTCCGGATTCTTGGCTAAAAATAAAGTACACCCTCGAAATCCAATCGATAAAAATCGCTGCACCGGACAGACAGCTAAATCAATTAccttggaaaatgttttctgATTTCTGTCGTTCTCCTTGTCTCTCCTCACAGCTTGCAGCAAGTGGCCGTTACCGAGGTGGAACTGTCGCCAAAGCACCGTTGCAATCTGCACAGCATTGCCATTTCGTTGCTGATACTGCTCGCACGCTGCACCGCCATCGGGACGCTGGTCGAGTACGCCGAGAAGCTGATTGAAGCGCGCCGTGAAGAAGCTTCCTATCTGCTGCCACCCCTGATGGACAACGACAAGAGTGCACCCAGCACGCTGAACACCAATCTGCCGCATCTGCTGATCGACAAGCTGGCCGCGGCCGAATGTCTGCAGCAGGCCGGTCTCGAGAGCAACCGTGTCCAGACGGGCACACTGTACGCCCTGAACCAGACCGACATCTCTGCGCACCGCCATTCCTGGGTTGATACACACAGTAAGTACCAAAATGGGACGTGGGTTTGACTCGTGATTGAGACTAATGGTGGCGGTATTTGGTGTCTGTACAGGTACCGTCCGGAACAGTGTGGTCGATTCGAGCTACAACGAGATCGAGAGCGTTAGCAGCTCGCCCGGTGTGCAGAAGCGTTCCCTGGCCTCGGAGTACAACTTCGAGTCGATGAAGCGCGTGCTGGCGGAACCAACGGAGGCCACGAAGCGTGAGGCACGGGAGAAGCAGATGCAAATCGGGCGTGCCTTCCGTGAGACGGCGTTCGAGGATTTGGTGCGTCGTACGGAACCGAAGCACGATGTCATTCAGAACAAGCTGAACGAAATCTTTACGGCACTGTCTGCTGAGCGCCAGATTTCTTGCGGCATCCAGGCCGGATCACTGTTGGGTGCTAACGGTGGTTTGAACGGTCCGCTGATCGATGGTGGCAAACAgctcggtggtgttggtggtggtcaacgACCGATCTACGAGAACAACTTCCCGGAGCTGTTCTTTTATTAAATCGCTTGTGGGGTCATGCCAGGCATTTCGTGGTTTTAATTTGTTAATGGGCTGTTTGCTGGAATGTTTCATTCCGTATTTTTGGGACAAAAACCATACTCTTCGTATTTATTATaaccttttttctgttgtatTATCCGGTGTGATGAGCTAGGAATTGTTGCAAGCAATAAAATACCAAATGGCCAATACCATATCTGATTTGGTATAGAGTGTTAaagattttcttttatttcagTTCCATTACAGAGGTTCACCATTGTTTGACCGACACTAGAGAAGGTTCGCTATAGGATAGGAATAGCGGACGAGAAGAAATGCTATTCTGGAtgatcttttccatttcccttccgAACTACAAATCCTCATTCGCATTCGCTGGTGTTTCCTCCCAACCGGGCAATCGCTTGTCATGAATTCCCCCTCGTCTTCTCCTGTTCTTTCCTGCACTCGCTTACTTGTACAATGTAATTCGCTATTCTTTCGGTAATATAACATTTAAATGCAATTTAAGGATTACAATGTATGTAAAAGACcagtcacacacacccatgcaCGCACAAAGCCTCCTGCTGTGCATGCTTCTCAGTTCTGTAGGATTAGGAATTAGAAAACGGAATTTCATGGAACCCGGCTACGGTTACGAGAGAAACCCCAAAAGGATTGTCGCAGAAACAGCAACGGGGACCACCTCTAACGCTACCAAAGATGAGTTGGAAGTTTGCGTGCCATCGGCATCCGAGGATGCCACCGTGCACTTGCTACTTAGATGGAAGTGAGGAAACCTTATTAAACCTGAAAGACCTGTTGTGTGTAGTTCGCGGTGTGAGGAAAGCCTCAAGCACCCAAAGTAACCTACGTTGATTAGAGTGCGCGTACCATACGTTTCCTTGCCTTCTTTGCTCGCCTCCTATACTTTCTCGCTATTCGATTGCTTTGAATAATGGATGCTGTTAGTAGTGTTGTTGGTTAGAAGCTGTCGGTCTCCGCTGGAGTTTGGTTAAAGTTATGGCTGTGGGGACGAAGACGAatgctggaggtggtggtggttggtatgTGGTGGGTGTTCgacatcatcctcatcttcatcatcgttatcGGTCCAGTCATCTATCGTCATCCAACATCAGCCCACCCTGCTTCTTCGGCTTCTTATTCTACTCGCAGCAGCTCGACATCGAAAGTCAGCCGGGCGTTCGGCGGGATGACACCGGGGTGGCCGCGGCTTCCGTAGGCGTAGTCCGGCGAGCAGACCAGCTTGGCACGCTGTCCGACCGACATCTGGGCGACTCCTTCATCCCAGCCGCGGATCACCTCGCCCTTGCCGACGGCAAACTTGAACGGTTTGCCACGGTTGCGCGACGAGTCGAACACGGTTCCATCATCGAGCGTGCCGGTGTAGTGCACGACCGCTGTTTGACCCGGCTTCGGGAAGGTGGTTTCTGGCAGGGGGCAGGTGAATGGTAATTAAAGGAAAACTGAAGGCCCGGGGGAAACTGAGGCCGACTGGTGCTACTTACGGTCACCGTTAGCGATCGGAATAATCTGGACACCCATTTTGGTAGTTCACGCTTCTCTTCACTTCTTTGGCGACAAAAGACGAGATGCCGGTGCAAGATCGCAAAGATCCGAGCTGCAAAATCACAACGATCCCGAGCGGGTAACACGGCTGcaagcaaaaaggggaaaattcACAGGTTTTTCACCACCGGACGCCGGAAAAAATCGAGGGAAAAAATTTCGAGAAAAAATCCACCCGTACCTGccgcagaaaaagaaaatggcgtcGAAGGTGGGTGAGGGGCGAGATGTTCTGGGCCATCAATGATACATTCCGACCTCCATAAATGTGCCCAAATGACCACGTTTTGTAGTGAGAAAAGGACTTCTTTTGTGAATGACAGCATGAAACGGTTCAACCGAATCAAAATCACTTCGCCGAAATAGCCGATGCGTTTGAgaaagataaattaattaattaatg
This sequence is a window from Anopheles darlingi chromosome 3, idAnoDarlMG_H_01, whole genome shotgun sequence. Protein-coding genes within it:
- the LOC125957519 gene encoding protein EFR3 homolog cmp44E isoform X2, with the protein product MLGCCGCCSALRPRYKRLVDNIFPANPEDGLVKSNMEKLTFYSLRSPEKLDRIGEYLYQRASKDIYRKRYKFVEIAMEAMDLLLMACHAQILNLFVESFLRMVQKLLEDTNPTLQIMATNSFVRFANIEEDTPSYHRRYDFFISKFSSMCYGNNDDVELRDSIRMAGIKGLQGVIRKTVSDDLVANIWEKQHMEKIVPSLLFNMQSGPSKSTDTETTPSTPPLLAEAVLRELVSRASFGHIKSVLKPLLTHLDQHKLWVPNRFAIDTFRIVMISIQPQYSYTVVETLMSHLDQNLTSSPKTRTSLAVVLSKIIAIAAGESVGPSALDIINNLLMHLKTSVSTQHESASEETQYQEALINALGEFANHHPDYQKIEIMLFIMNTVPDPSNKSRGDQLLQNILLKSLLKVGTQYRTVSFEKAFPLSFLQPLLKMARAGSIPIRIIVMQIFQQLLDRHQNQHLLNVISVNNYPTLTIEQASRSDILFTHKYGSNILQAIIESMSQENHLEVLKSSYNTIALVIVEMACGETVQEFLLFILGLQQVAVTEVELSPKHRCNLHSIAISLLILLARCTAIGTLVEYAEKLIEARREEASYLLPPLMDNDKSAPSTLNTNLPHLLIDKLAAAECLQQAGLESNRVQTGTLYALNQTDISAHRHSWVDTHSTVRNSVVDSSYNEIESVSSSPGVQKRSLASEYNFESMKRVLAEPTEATKREAREKQMQIGRAFRETAFEDLVRRTEPKHDVIQNKLNEIFTALSAERQISCGIQAGSLLGANGGLNGPLIDGGKQLGGVGGGQRPIYENNFPELFFY
- the LOC125957519 gene encoding protein EFR3 homolog cmp44E isoform X1, which codes for MSMIKCCFEPLEMPEFLDSFVKKCTEGCCCGCCSALRPRYKRLVDNIFPANPEDGLVKSNMEKLTFYSLRSPEKLDRIGEYLYQRASKDIYRKRYKFVEIAMEAMDLLLMACHAQILNLFVESFLRMVQKLLEDTNPTLQIMATNSFVRFANIEEDTPSYHRRYDFFISKFSSMCYGNNDDVELRDSIRMAGIKGLQGVIRKTVSDDLVANIWEKQHMEKIVPSLLFNMQSGPSKSTDTETTPSTPPLLAEAVLRELVSRASFGHIKSVLKPLLTHLDQHKLWVPNRFAIDTFRIVMISIQPQYSYTVVETLMSHLDQNLTSSPKTRTSLAVVLSKIIAIAAGESVGPSALDIINNLLMHLKTSVSTQHESASEETQYQEALINALGEFANHHPDYQKIEIMLFIMNTVPDPSNKSRGDQLLQNILLKSLLKVGTQYRTVSFEKAFPLSFLQPLLKMARAGSIPIRIIVMQIFQQLLDRHQNQHLLNVISVNNYPTLTIEQASRSDILFTHKYGSNILQAIIESMSQENHLEVLKSSYNTIALVIVEMACGETVQEFLLFILGLQQVAVTEVELSPKHRCNLHSIAISLLILLARCTAIGTLVEYAEKLIEARREEASYLLPPLMDNDKSAPSTLNTNLPHLLIDKLAAAECLQQAGLESNRVQTGTLYALNQTDISAHRHSWVDTHSTVRNSVVDSSYNEIESVSSSPGVQKRSLASEYNFESMKRVLAEPTEATKREAREKQMQIGRAFRETAFEDLVRRTEPKHDVIQNKLNEIFTALSAERQISCGIQAGSLLGANGGLNGPLIDGGKQLGGVGGGQRPIYENNFPELFFY
- the LOC125957520 gene encoding peptidyl-prolyl cis-trans isomerase Fkbp12, producing the protein MGVQIIPIANGDQTTFPKPGQTAVVHYTGTLDDGTVFDSSRNRGKPFKFAVGKGEVIRGWDEGVAQMSVGQRAKLVCSPDYAYGSRGHPGVIPPNARLTFDVELLRVE